Part of the Penicillium digitatum chromosome 4, complete sequence genome is shown below.
AAGCATGGAGTCAATGCCCGTAACACGGCTTGGTTCATGTTCTCCTTAGAGTTCAAAGAAGATGCAGCACTATGTGAACAGCACGCTGATCTTCTTCCTCAATGATAGCCTCCTAAGTCCGGAAAGAAGACCGCCGCTCTGCCCTACCCCCAGGGCAAGGCTGGCGCTGGCAAGAAGGCTGCCAAGGTACGTTATTCCTTCTTCCCTTAAAGGGGTGCAAGAAATTCTAAAGATGGCTAACCTTTATTCCACAGAACCCCCTTTTCGAGAAGCGCTCTCGCAACTTCGGTATCGGCCAGGACATCCAGCCCCGTCGCAACCTCTCCCGCTTTGTCAAGTGGCCCGAGTATGTCCGTCTTCAGCGCCAGAAGAAGATCCTGAACATGCGCCTGAAGGTCCCCCCTTCCATCGCTCAGTTCCAGGCCACTCTCGACCGCAACACCGCTGCCCAGACCTTCAAGCTCCTCTCTAAGTACCGTCCTGAGAccaaggccgagaagaaggagcgtCTCGTCCAGGAGGCCACCGCCGTCgccgagggcaagaagaaggaggatgTCTCCAAGAAGCCCTACAACGTCAAGTACGGTCTCAACCACGTCGTTGGCCTCGTTGAGAACAAGAAGGCTTCCCTCGTCCTCATCGCTCACGATGTTGACCCCATTGAGCTGGTTGTCTTCCTCCCCGCTCTCTGCCGCAAGATGGGTGTCCCCTACGCCATTGTCAAGGGCAAGGCCCGTCTCGGCACAGTCGTCCACAAGAAGACCTCCGCCGTTCTCGCCCTGACCGAGACCCGCGCTGAGGACAAGGCCGAGTTCGCCAAGCTCCTCTCCGCCATCAAGGAGGGTTACACCGACAAGAACGAGGATTCCCGCCGTCACTGGGGTGGTGGTATCATGGGCGCCAAGGCCAACGCCCGCATcgagaagaagcagaaggcTCTTGCTTCCGCCATCAAGGTTTAAGCTTGTGTAACTACAGCTTTTCCTTTGATGTCTGTTTGACGGGATCGTTTTCTAATCGAAGCGCTCGGATCTCAAAAATAATGAGTTGTTATGGGAAACAACGAGGTGTTCCAAGGCTTTGACGATCTATTGACGGCCTCTTTTAGCTTTAGATGGGTGCGAAAGAGCCCTTTGGCCCTTTTTGGATCTTGTTCTaacaaaaaaagacaaaTTTTTCTCTCACGAACTCCAATGGTCCCATGTACCACTTTTCTGCAGATACCCATGAATGCATTTCTCTACCTGTTCAATCTATTGATGGTTTTCGTAGTCCCATCAGAACTAGGCATTCATGTCGTCTGCTTTGTATCCGTTGAGCATTTTAGTTGATTGTGGTCCATAAAAGTCCATGCACAAATGGCAGACATATCTTGACAAACAACTAATCTGCGTCATTTCACTCGATCGTGATTTTCACCTCTTCGCCTCCCGCCTGTGTGGGATCTGCGAGACACCTGTGGCACCTGCCAAGAATACCAAGTCTTTTTAAAATAATAGTCGCGTCTTGGCACATATCTTGAAGacctctacggagtactctgtacgCAGTAACGTATTGCACATGGGAGTGGAGCAGTCCGAAGCACATAGCAAATGCGATGTTTTATTCACTTGAATTGATTTCAAGAGAGTGCAAGGCTTCACCATTTCGAAAACTACCGAAAATGACATTGCCAAAAACCAGAAAGATAGATCTCAACTACAATCTTTGATCGTTCCAAAACACTTTCAAGAGAGGTCAGACAACACCTAAAAAAATAACAGCCAATAAGGAAAAGCCCCAATGGACCATTATTGTTGAGATGTCAagttgtacggagtagttttATCGCATTTAATACTCCGCACGCTGATATAAAAAGGCCTTGTTTTGCAGAAAAAGACCATGTGGCTATTTACTACAGGCCGGAGGACACAAGACCGGGCAGGCTATATATATCCACGGATGATGGGTGAGTTGGAGGGGcacaccccccccccccccaaaaaactTTAGGTACGTGCTGCACCCAATATGTACAGGAACAATAGTATTTATTTAATATCTCACACCGATGATACTATCTAAAACTGATTTCCATAGTTGTCGTACGCCTGGTAGACCTGCTCGCTGGCCTGGTACTTGGCCTTCTCCTTGTCAAAGAAGTCCAATCCTCGGGTCTCGACCTCACGGTCGACAAAGGCACCAGCAAATCCAGAGAGGATCTCCTTGGCCTTTGCGTGGCTATCAGGCTCGCCTATTACCGATAGGAAAAAGTATTAGCCTAGGCCTGTCCCTATAATTGACCCTATGCACCGAATGGTCAAGAGAGGAGGGGGTTGTATATGTACCGTTCTCAGCGACGTGGTTCTCGTAGGCCTTGGCAGCCTCGTAGCTAGCGGCACCGGCGATCAGCTCGTGGATCGCGGAAGGATCGTGCTCTTCCTGGCCGTTGTAGGTGTTGTAGGCCTGAGCCTGGTCGGAGTCGTCTAGGAAATGTGTATTAGTGGAAGATTGGCATCGAGGACGGATTAAGGGGATACTTACCACTGAACCAGCCCAttttgaattgaattgaat
Proteins encoded:
- a CDS encoding 60S ribosomal protein eL8, which translates into the protein MVPPKSGKKTAALPYPQGKAGAGKKAAKNPLFEKRSRNFGIGQDIQPRRNLSRFVKWPEYVRLQRQKKILNMRLKVPPSIAQFQATLDRNTAAQTFKLLSKYRPETKAEKKERLVQEATAVAEGKKKEDVSKKPYNVKYGLNHVVGLVENKKASLVLIAHDVDPIELVVFLPALCRKMGVPYAIVKGKARLGTVVHKKTSAVLALTETRAEDKAEFAKLLSAIKEGYTDKNEDSRRHWGGGIMGAKANARIEKKQKALASAIKV
- a CDS encoding phosphoglycerate mutase family protein, putative — protein: MGWFSDDSDQAQAYNTYNGQEEHDPSAIHELIAGAASYEAAKAYENHVAENGEPDSHAKAKEILSGFAGAFVDREVETRGLDFFDKEKAKYQASEQVYQAYDNYGNQF